The Candidatus Nomurabacteria bacterium genome segment TACCAGACTATAAAGAATATTAGGGTTGAAACACACCAGCGTACACCTGCCATGCGAGTGCCGATTTAACCAGTAGGCTTAAAACAATGTATACTTTTTCGCCGTACAAATAATCGCTCCATTTGCCAATTTTTTTATACTGTAAGTACATGTTAATGGCAAAGCAGTTAAAGAATATAAATATACTCACGTAGATACCATATACAAACCCAGGTACGCCATTAACGCTATAGTTGTTGGCAGCAAAGACGTAGATACCAAAGGCAATCCACGGCACAATCCCTAAAATACATCCAATTACAAAACTGAGCCAAGCTGGTTTCTTTTTGCCGGCATTTACGACTTCCATCACCAAGCCCATGAGGTTCATGCCGGCTACAAGCGCAAATATCATTACTAAACTCGCTAGATCTTGCATACCACTGAGGAGTGCAATTGCAATCATCATAGTACTTGCGCTAATGCTATATTCTATCCAGCGTGCTTTGTTTATACCCTTTTCAAGGTCTGCTATGTATGTTTTTTTATACCACGTTACGATACTAAGGTGTGCCAGTGCGCTCATAAACATAAAGCTGGCTACTAACCAAGCGAAATTTATTGCAAATAGTGTTGTTGTTGCTGGCTCGAGTACCTCTGTTATAGGGTTAAAGCTTAGATAGTTTACGGTCACATCATAGCTTGCGTCTATGCCAACTGCTTTTACAAGCCATACCATTAAAATGCCCTGCAATAGGTGTAATACAAATGCAACTTTATTGAGTTTTATAAGATTCTTAATAGAAATAGAACTTTTTTTGATCGGTTAAATAGTTTCATACTATATATAGTACAGCATAGGAGTGAACAAACGGTATACGTTTGGTGCTATAAAATATATGATCTACGAATATACGTTTGTAAACCTTGCAAACCAAAAATGCTATATATTTCTGGTTCGATTTCTTCTAATAGCTTCCAAAATGACTCTATACGGTGCGTGGTCCATTCTCTAGGTGATTGTAAAATCTTATCACCATGTACAATTATGCCACTGCCATCAGCTTCTACTATTGTTACTAAAAAACTTTGAGTATTTTCGTAGCATGTGTCTGCCCCGATACGTTTAGCTGTAACGATAAAATCACGTGGCTGCAGCCCACTTGCTACTGTTATACATCGCTTTGCATCGTCTATATGCACAGGCATGTCATCGGGGTCTACGGCAATGGCTCCCTTTCTGATGGTAATGTTATCTTCCGTGTCTAAGTGCCAAATATGGCTTGTTTCAAACATTACTATATTATACAATAAAATAGACCAAAATTATTACAATATTGTAATATATATTAATTATCTTGGAACTGTTTATTCAGCCATTACTTTAAACCATGAATGCACCGTACGCTCACTATAACTATCCACCGCAGTTCCCTGTTGTCATGGGTACAGAAGAAGAAACTGCTTTAATGGTTAACGTTACTGGTGAATGGGAGCAGCCGTACTATTTTGCCGCTCACTTAGATATGTTTATTCCTACATCTTTATGTTTTGTAGCAAACCACTATAGCGGTGTGTATTTGCAAAATGGGGGCCTCGTCTATGCAGGAGGCTCTTGTGATGAAGAGTCTTCAGGAGAGCGCCATATAGATAACATAGAAAGAGCGACACCTGAATGCGTAAACCCACAACAGACGGCTATGTATATTCAGGCGAATGAACATTTAATGGAAGATATGGCAGAGCTCTACGGCCAGCACACCGCCGAGAAATTCGGGAAAGAAGCTATTATTAGAATACAACGTAGAGTAGTAGATTCACAGGGTAATAGAAAGGGTTGCCACGATAATTTTGCCTACCCATACGGGGACAATTACGATCGTGGTTACGATTACAGACTACCTTTAGCTGGGTATTTAGCTACCCGCTCATTTTTAACGGGTGCCGGCTACGTAAACCAAGATCATGAATTTAGATTTAGCCAAAAAATTGATGGCTTGAAAGCGGTCACAGGCTATTCCTATGCAGGATATATGTACAGAACAGTTGGCGCCCAAGGCATTTCTGAAACAGCCCAAAACAGATTAGAAATACGTTGTAGCGACATTAACATATCAACATGGGCAACCATGATGCGCTTAGGTGGTGTTGCATTGCTTATGGCCGCTTTAGAAACTCCGCTTAAACAAGATATTTTAGGTCATTTATCATATCAGAGTGATGATGTAGCCTATGCTGAGCAAAATAACGCAATCCCAATGGGTAAAGATGGAATGATGTGCCCAGACGAGCAAACCTACGAAGTCTTAGACTTTCAAGAGCGACTGGCAGATATGTTTTTAGACGACTTGCAACTGTATACCGATTTGCCCCTTGACTACTACTATATTGCCCAAGAATTAAAAGTATTTTGCCAAGATTTTCGTCAGGTCCTCGCCAATAGGCAACCACTAAGTATTTTAGCTGATCGTGCTGATTGGGCAGCAAAGTTTACAAAAATATTAGCGAAAGATGCAGAAGCTGGCAGTGCAAGAGGATATTATGAGCACGCTCGTGACGATATGTTATTTGACTACATAGGTATCACAGCACAGCCCGATGGCAGCGTGGTCCGCAAAAAAGGCTACGGATTCAAGA includes the following:
- a CDS encoding proteasome accessory factor PafA2 family protein; translated protein: MNAPYAHYNYPPQFPVVMGTEEETALMVNVTGEWEQPYYFAAHLDMFIPTSLCFVANHYSGVYLQNGGLVYAGGSCDEESSGERHIDNIERATPECVNPQQTAMYIQANEHLMEDMAELYGQHTAEKFGKEAIIRIQRRVVDSQGNRKGCHDNFAYPYGDNYDRGYDYRLPLAGYLATRSFLTGAGYVNQDHEFRFSQKIDGLKAVTGYSYAGYMYRTVGAQGISETAQNRLEIRCSDINISTWATMMRLGGVALLMAALETPLKQDILGHLSYQSDDVAYAEQNNAIPMGKDGMMCPDEQTYEVLDFQERLADMFLDDLQLYTDLPLDYYYIAQELKVFCQDFRQVLANRQPLSILADRADWAAKFTKILAKDAEAGSARGYYEHARDDMLFDYIGITAQPDGSVVRKKGYGFKMRDNGAFKKSLHPKDIANAYYNAPLQTRANIRSTFIKDYAVEECTWDSVSVLLKSGVGRRIDLSDPTRATVHKQASKELAEKAQPRDE
- the heR gene encoding heliorhodopsin HeR, which gives rise to MSIKNLIKLNKVAFVLHLLQGILMVWLVKAVGIDASYDVTVNYLSFNPITEVLEPATTTLFAINFAWLVASFMFMSALAHLSIVTWYKKTYIADLEKGINKARWIEYSISASTMMIAIALLSGMQDLASLVMIFALVAGMNLMGLVMEVVNAGKKKPAWLSFVIGCILGIVPWIAFGIYVFAANNYSVNGVPGFVYGIYVSIFIFFNCFAINMYLQYKKIGKWSDYLYGEKVYIVLSLLVKSALAWQVYAGVFQP